Genomic DNA from Leishmania donovani BPK282A1 complete genome, chromosome 32:
gtACAGTCGGCGAGGCAAGCAGCAAGATCGCGAGAAGCGCCACTAAAGCGAGAAGGCAGCATTGCTGGTgccgttgcggcggcgccagcagaAAAGTCGAGTGTCTCCGCATGGAGGCTGCACGAAAGCCCCAGCGTTCAGATTCCCCGATGTGCGCACGTGGATGCACGTTCTAGTGCGAGTGGGTctgaagaagagaaagagagccgAATGTGTTCTTTGTGATCTCGTGGGTCGTTCCTGCTGCTACACGTCAGCTCCTCTCGTGTcggtgcgtgtctgtgcgtatgtgtgtgtgtgtgtgtgtgttttggcGAGGAATTAAAGGCAAGTcaagcacgtgtgtgcgtgtgcgcatctcCTTTCCGTGCGttttatgtttttttttttcggacagcggcggcacggcagaTGTGGATGGCGTGATGaagagcgacagagagaggagggaggaggaggaggaggagggggtcaAGGAAGGAGGTCGCCATCAAGAAATGCAGCGATGGTAGCAAACGGCGTAGACCGATGATCGTCCAAGGCGGACAGGCTTTGAGGACACAAaccgaaaaaagaaaagaagggcgCGAAATCAACGATGCTGTGCAGACGCCGTTGACGTAAGCTTCTCGACGGCGCGAAGCAAAAGTGCGCTCTGCGCAAATGTGGGGATTAGCTGACCTGAAGGATAGCCATGCGTGGGAGAGAGCGGCTGGCATCTGGCGGGCGTTTCAGCACTCGGCCGCTAACGACGGCAAGTTTGGTCATGCACTGTCTGCGCCATGGTCTAATGCGCGTCGCCACGGGCACCTGCGTGTGCCAGCGGGAGAAGACGTGCGTGTATTTGGTTCTAGTGTGGCTGCTCTTGCACGATTACATGTGGGGGTGCATAGAGAGCGTGCGGGGTGGCTGCGCACGTGAACAACGGCGTTCCCTGCACtagcgcatgcacacgcgacGATGCAAGTCGATGCAACATACTTCACGCTCACCAGCACATAAAGTGAGTAGATGCGCACGTTGAGAGTGAAGGAAGGGAACTCCTTTTACATCGTAGAGTTgacgaaggagaaggcgccgaCAGCATCACGAGCCGGTGGAAGAGAGGCTTGCgtgaagagaggaagggacccacatacacagaggACAGCCCAtgcgcggagagagagagacacgccaGCGCAAAGAAAGCTGCAGTCGCGCACATGTCGCTCTGCTCTTTGTCTTCTCATGGTGCCGCCGAGGCCTCCTGAGTATCTTCCTCACCGCGCACCGCACCCTCGTCAGACTCTTGCTGAAGTCCTTGGCCATTGTGAATGAACATCCACAGGTTTtccggcgccggcgggcCACCGCGCCTCTTGGTTGCTAGCGCCGTAAGGCGCCCACAGCCCACCTCAAACTGCGCGCCAAAATCGTTGTAGAAGACTTCCCGCAGGCTCGCCAGTGGTGCGGCTGTCATGTTGTGGCGAATGCGGATCACATCATCCGCCTTGACAGGATGATCACGCATGTCCTCCTGGTAGGCGGGGTTCGCGTCCTCGACGCACCAcatggccgccgcgctgccgccgtctgGAGAAAAGTAcgtgtgctgcagcttctGTGTCACCCGGGACGCGCACCCCGGCGTGATAAACTCCGACATCAGGAACAGCGGATCGTCGCAGAGCTCGCGCACCGTCATCAGATAGAATGGCTGACCATAATGCACCACGTCCGCCTCATCTTCGGGAATAGGGAAGCTATCCACCTGTGGCATCGCAGCAGGCGTAAGCACCACGGTGCACCGCGacgtcgcctcctccgctggGGCGGTGGAGCATTCTACCTGCCACCCTGTTGGTGTGGCCTTGCGGTCGTCAAGGTCCACGCTAAGAAAGCCGCACGTGTGAGCGTTTTGGAGCATCAGCGGGACGTAGAAGTGCAAGTACCCATCCTCTGCGATCGGCGCGATAGGATGAGGGGCGTTGTGATGCCGAATCTTGGCCATCATGTGTGCCACCTCGGCTGAGGCCTccacgatgccgccgctgcggccctgCATGAGTCGCCGGCGGTCTCGCTCATACGCTTCCTCCTCAAACCAGTTTCCGAGTAGAGCTCTTCGAGGCATCGTTCGTGTACGTCTGCGTGTGTAAATCCGTGAGCAAGCAAAGGGGTAATGGATGTGATGCAAGCAGAGAGACCACACCAGAATAGTGAAGGGCAAAGAACCGAGAggacgtgtgtgcgcgttccTGTGCTTGTCTATTCCTCGGGCTCTGCCAGTCGTTCCGCTTTTCTGGGCTCGCGTCTCTcgctttcgttttcgtttttagTCCCCACGTTGAAGACGACTGCGGCGTGCGCCGGTGACAAAGGCGGACGGAGTGGGGAAGTgaacacaaacaaaaaaaagacaggAAGACTCAGTGGGCAGAGAAACAGACGAGCTGAAGTGGAAGGAGGAGTGCGAGCAGCCCACGAGCGATCAGATCAGGCCGCATGAATAGCGAGAAAGACAGATacagacggagagagagagcggcaccgTCATCGCGCCTTCATCAGTGACGATTCACCGCTGGTGGTGCATGGCAACAGCGAGAACGAAGACAAAGGAAGAGGCGCCACCACGAAGCGCTATGCGGCCCGGGCTTCTCCTGCTCAGCGGATGCCCAcagcacgcgcgctgcaACGTCACACAGATACATCGACAACCTGTGTGGTTTGACTTTTCTGTGCCTTTGAAAGGACCCAGCATGCAACATACGCGGAGCGGCAAGCCCAGACACTCAAGGCGCGTGAtcacgcaaaaaaaaaaaaaaacagcaagGCGCAAAGGCACAGAGGAATGAGGGAGAACAAGAGAAGGATACTTATGGATGTCGCTCCCGTCAAGGTGATTCGGGCTTTCgttgtttctcttttttttcttctccgttTTTGCTGGTtgaggggaaagggaggcggTTACTTCATGTCTCCATCAAGGCGGCCACAAGGGGCGTGCACATTCACAGCGCCAAACCCCTCCCTGGCCCTCCTCCCGCAACGAAaatgtgcacacacagatatatacatatatgtatatatgtagTTCAAGCTGCAAGGCGCAACGATgtgcagagaaaaaaagaagcgggGAAAATGAGAGAGACGTTTCTGTCGTGCGGAGTGCCTGGCGCACCATCTCGCGAAAGCCCATCCGATTGCCGAACAAAGTCGCCCAAGTCACAAAATGCGACGAGCACACACGGCGAAcaagcgtgcgcgcggtgcgTGTGAAGCCCATTCTTCAGACTCCTACTTTGGTGGTTCACTTCCACTCTGCTTTCTTTGCCCCGCTCCCACCCCCCTGCTCAGGAAACTGGACAAAGAGAAACACAATCGTGTGCCTCAGCATGCCTCGCACTTGCAGGGAAGAACACTTAAAAGGAagcgcgcgcctcttcgaCCTTTCGCACTCGACGATCTCatctgcctctccccctctcctcctctttttcaaCGTCTTTTAGAGTTCCCTGCCGCCACCCTTCGCCCTTCCTAGAATTTGCTCCTTCACTTGATCTCCTCGCCCCCAACCGCCCCCTACCTCCGAAAtctccgctgcagctcatcgcGTATGCGTCAGAGGGCCAGACTAGCAaaacgggggggggggcaacaaGTCCGTGCTCAACTCTAACCTGCACCGAGGCTGTTCGCCATTGCATCCATGGCCAGTTCAAACCATGCGCTTCGTCACAAACATCTGGCGCAGATAGAGGACGCTTCCGACACCCATGCCGATAATGAATACGCTCTCCAGGATGCAGAAGACCACAACGCGTGTATTGGCGACCTCGGTTGTGGCGCGGTGGTCCTGCTCACGGGTGCGCAgagcctgctgcagctcctcgatcTCCCGCAATCCCTGCTGCAGACGCATGATGGAGCGGTGAAGTGAGTCCGACTCCGCCCCCTTCGGCCGCATCACGTCGGCGGCGTTTCCATTTCCCACCATCACAGAGAAGGACACCACCTTCGAAGTCAACGTGCTCATGCGGTTGCTAAAGCAGAAGGCGTACGAGCCGGGTATGCGGGACTTGAAGAGGACACGGTTCTCCGTGTCGCGCTCGGCATTCCAGATGACAGTCTTGTCCGGCGCCAAAATCGTACAGTCAATGTCCATGGAACCGCCCATAGTCACCATGTAGTGCAGGAACATCTTCAATCCAGCACCAGGAGCTTCCTCGTAGAAGCAGACCTCCCGGCCAGCGGCAACCTGCACAGCAAGGCTACCATCATCGGCACGCGCTGactgcaccgcagcgcagctgcccaACAAAACCACAAGAGTGAGGAGCGCGCCGAAGGCGGCGAGTGGCCTTTGCGAAATCTGGGGTGACATGGAGACGAATGCTACACAATGCGAGAAGataagaaaaaaaaggaaaaatgAGCAAGCTACGGCGGCCGCGAACTCAGAAGAAACGGGGATTCTGCGGCGTGCACCTACGCGTCCCCAAGGTGCCCGCACCGGTGTGTTTGTATGCGTATGTACaactgtgctgctgcttgtgtggagggagggcaaAAAGGCGCAAACACGATGGGgcttttctttctgtttttttttgtattcTTTCATGTAAGGTTGAGTGGGGGCAAGCACAGACACGGATACAGGTGCACCTATAACAACAGACATAGAGGAAGGCCCCGTCGCCAGAAGAAGACGGGCATATGTTTAGTGTGCCCATGAGGGAAGAGGTACGGGTGGGGAGAGGCAAGTGGATGCTTTTTCTTCGATGATGTTCAACGTGCCCACTTTGCTGTACCACATGAGTCACTCTCCAGTCTACCCCTGGACCGTCACAGGCACCGCATCgcctggtgcgaagcagcgtgAGACACACGTgctacagcaatgcgccgactcagccatctgagcatggcctctgcctcaaactctacccaccacggccgcctcgcaggccgactcgcaggccgctcccccatcatgccggtcgccgcaCGGTGTGTGTCCACCATCAGGGATGGTACTcgggctccccacaccagtgggcagttAGGGCCGGGCGTGGGATGCGTTGGAGCCGCGATGACACTCTGCCTAATCATATGGGTTAGTGCAAGCGGGCGCACCGTCGCAGAGCGCTctgacgcggcgccgtgcagagCCTGGCCGTCCACATCAGtcgcgatgcatcgctctggcctTCCCCTACGCCGTAGGCACTcagccctgtcaccaccagaggtggctgtGCATCGGAAGGGGATAGGGaggctgcctggcttcctCCCAGAGTGGCGGGTGCACTGAGCATTGATATAACACGCATGGAGACTggcctccccaccccaccctgCCATAAGAGACAGGAGCGCGTGCATAGAAAGCAAGCTAAAAGATAGAACGGCCAGAAAGGAGAGCGGGAAGAGAAGTCTGGCGTTGAACACCTCCCCGAAAATGCGTCACGGTGCGCCATGCGAAtaccacaaaaaaaagaacaaagaGAAAAGGCACATATGTGCGTGCAACGGGTGTGCGAACCCGCATTCACGCTCCCACCCACATCCACAGCAGAGTTTTTCatgcacacgtacgcacaaaACATTCATCGGTTGCTCGTAACCGCATtcgaccccctccctccctgtgaGAAGGGCGGCTCATTGCTCCCTTGGGATTGAACGGTGGCGGCCACATCTtcgcggcacgcgcacgtgcataGGGATGCAGCGAAATCATCGCCGCTCCGAAAGTTCGGCCACCTATGCGGCAGCAACAAAACGAAAGAGCTAGGCAAGCAGCACAACTGCGGGTATGCatgtatgcatgcatgtgtgtgtctgtgtgcttcGTGGAAACATCGCTGATGTCTTCAGCAGCATCTACGCAGCAGAAGCGAGAAAAAGGAGGCAAACAAACAAAGAAACGGGAAGACGGCAAACGTCCAAATCCcaaaagggggaagagaagggaagagggaagagggaagaggcagacacacgcTCCTATGCATCGGCAGCCACAACAGCAAGAGCcagaacagcggcagcaaagAAGGACGTCGGCCCAAAGCATGGAATCGCACACGCGGCACAGAAGCGGAGGAAAACAGAGATGGGCCCGCACATATATACAGAGACACAGAACAAGGTACATCATCGCCATCTCGCCTCCCGCGCGCTTGTCTTGACCTCTCCATATTGTCCCTTCATTGAGGAGCCCTCGACAGCACACAATGCACAGGTCACGCCCACAGGAACAGGCAGTGCGAAGGATAAGGAGACGAAAAGGCGCCGAGGAGCCGATAAGAGAGCTGCCCACGAGTCCGCAGACAAGGCGCCGACCACAGCAACCGACTGCAGTCACGAAAGCGCCCACCTACAGACTCACTCGctcaagcagcggcgcgaacCCACAAAGGAGGATGGCCATCGTGCAATGGCGCACGTGCCTCGCGCCACAGCTACACACCTTTTCGCCAGAGAAGCTGAAGAAAACAACGAAGACAAGAGCAAGCGAAAAGAGGCAAGATACagaacagcagcacacacacacacacctccttGTCGCACTCCCCGAAAACAATGAACACGCAGATGGCACGCCGAGCAATACATGCGCAAGAGATCACACACGCTCGAAGCAACCGAGTAATAACTCCTCAACAGTGAAAGCACGGAGCgcacgaggaagagggggtgaAGTTGGGAGTTAGGCGGCATCCAAacactaaaaaaaaaagaaggaagagcagcagagcaagCGCATCgagaaacaaagaaacaaAACACGACAAAGAACTCCCTACACACCGATCCACGACTACCCCTACCGCAACACACATCACTcgctcgcgcacacgcgatCGAGCAAACGCCATCATCTCAAagggcaaagaaaaaaggagccGGCCAAAAAGACATATTCGCGAAAATAAAGTGAAGCTGAGGTTAGGGAGACGCGCAGCCGGCACGCCCTCTCAGGCGCTAGCCTGAGACGTTTGCGAGCACGTAGGGAGTAAGGCACACCTTTCCAAAATATCACCACGCCTCCGGATCGGTGCTGCCAGCTCCCCCGAATCGCCGCGTTTTCGCATCCGCATGCTTCTTTGCATTCTCCTCATCTAGCATGCGCACCCGCtgtttctgttgttgttgttggcaAGCGCATTCTGCAAATGTGCGTTGTTCACCTGCGTCCCTGGACGTCCAGAGACGACAGACGCATCGATCATGCCAAGCTGCACGTTGTCGTAGATGAGCGCTGCCGTCTGCAGGAAAGCATCGTCGACGTTCTGCGATGTCTTGGCGCTCGTTTCCATAAACATCAGCCCATTGCAGCGCGCAAacgcctctccttcctctcggCTCACCTGGCGTTTGCTCTCGAGGTCGCACTTGTTACCAATCAGCATAATCACAAGTGCCGTGTTCGCGTTTGCCTTGGCATCCTCCAGCCAGCTCTGCAGGTGCGTGAAGGTATCGCGTCGGGTGACGTCGTAGACGAGCAGAGCCCCGCTAGCACCGCGGTAGTAGCTACGGGTGATGCTACGGAAGCTCTCCTGCCCAGCCGTATCCCAAATCTGCAGCTTGACACTCTTGCCTTGGATGGAAATGAGCCGCGCCCCAAACTCTACGCCGATGGTCAAGTCGTGTAACGGCTCGAAGCGCTTGTCCGTGAACTGGAGCAGCAGACAGCTCTTGCcaacgccgctgtcgccgatAATGATGTATTTGAACACGTAGTTGCTCTGcgacatttttttttctgcggCGAAGTGCCGATGTGGGGAAAAAGAAGATACGTGAACGAGCtcgcaagcacgcgcacaccggcacacgcgggATGAGCAGCTGGGGCAGTGGCGGGAGGGAGTTCACTACTAAAACAGATAATACTGTGGTTTGCACACACCGCCGCTGAGAGTGGCAAGCGAAGAGAAAAATGTAAAGTGGAAACAGAACGGAGGAGCAGTGGCGCGATGGGAGCGCGTATACAGGAGAGTAGATGATGAGTGGGTGGCAACAGCAAAGGAGCCGACGAACAGAGAgacaaaaagagagacacgcacggcagcaacagATCGATGGGGACACGCCAAATCGCGAAACGGGCAAAGAATCTTCTGGATGACGGCTTCACGTGTTttgacgcagcagcacaagcagaGGTAGTAGAGCTAGGCCTTTTTATCGGTTGGCTGTTCTTCTTGTTCAAGGGCAAACGAATAGGGGGAATAAAGGGATACCAAACCCATGGAGACGCATGTGCTCATTCACATggtatgtgtatgcgtgggtgtgcgggtggggagggggggtagATGAATAATCAGAGGCGGAAGTATAATCAGAAGAGAGCATCGAAACAGAAGGTGGAACTGATGAGCCTGGTAGAATGGCAACCTGCAGCACATCTCGACCGGCGATTTGCTTAGGTATGGAAGGAGTAGAGAAGGTCCTATAGCGAAAAGACAGACACGAGCGCATACGACGGAGTCGCATTCGATCTGCTGCTCCCGATGTAGTACCCCTGACAGGCCTTTGCACAGGCGCAGTGCTACGTCAGATCTCCTCACACCGCGGTACTGTTTGGCTTTTTCGGTTTCGCTGCAGGTCCTCATGCTCAGACCCACCTatagacacgcacacgcacaccacaacTTTGAATGCAATAGTTCCAAAAGCAGTCCAGATAGCGAGAGCGCGAGACACACCGCACACAGGGTTTCAAAGCAGGAAGGCGCGTGGAAAGATGCGGGCACCAACAGAAGAAGAAACGACTGCACATGATGAGTACGGTTACACATGGAAGAatgaaaaacaaaacaatatatgtatatatacatacataaAGCGAAAAACTCTCACAAAAATGGCATACACATCCTCAGCAGCGGCCTGTCTGCGCTGttatgcgtgcgcgtttcACTGCCTAGTCAGTTGCGGTGGTGCCTCGCGTTCCGTAATTCATGAGATGTTGAGCGGTTTACTCGCACGGTCTCACCATCACACCCGCGGAGACGAGGGATTCAAGCAAAGAGCACacgaaagggagggggcgcaagGCAGAAGAAAAGTCAAGGAAAAGAGCTCGTGAGGAGAGCGGAACGGCAGCAGCtagccagagagagaggtgtggTAACAACGCAACAGTTGCGAGAACGAACGCCAGAGCGTCAGAaaggggcgggcgggggcggggaggtCCCTCGCATACACCCTCCTCTATCTGTCGCCGACGCCCCTCTATTCGTCTGCCCCCTTGCTCGCGTCGATACGCCCACTCATATCATCCTCTCCGCAAAACGCATTTGCCAGTCCCCCGCCCTTGGGGTACTTTTGAAAGATGGACTGCCGGCTTGATGCGGGACGTGTTGTGCACGTCGCCAGATACCTGCTGAGTCGCTGGATGCTATGCCGCATTGCAGCGCATTTCTCCTCATCCTGTGTTACATCAATGCAGGGTGGCTGTACCAGCGATGAGTTGGCCGTTAcatcgccgctgttgccgccggTATCGCGCTTCCCTTCCGTGCCTTTAGCGTGATCGCGAGGGAAGGCACAGTTTTTAGAAGGTATGCTGCGCAGTaagctctgcagcagctgaacgGTGCGCGCATCTGCCAGATCTTCCACCGACTCCCCCAAGGCAGCCGTCGAGCCGGCCACCGACGCTGCCAGGGAGTCTGCGACACGGCTGGCACTGCGCTTTGACTCGGCAAcagtgctgctgtggctggcGTCAGTGTGTGAccccagccgcggcagcgcgactCGGCCAGCCGCATcatccgcggcggcggtggcatccATGATCGCGTACGAGGATGGGTGGCGGTGAGCCGAGTCAAAAGAGATGAAGCTGGGCGGGTGCGAGGTCGGCGCCCGCGCTGCCTCCATAGCCAGATTGCGGCCTCCGCTCCCCAGGTCTTCCGATATCGAGGCGCCCACACGCGAGAAAgaacgccgctgctctgctgAACGCCCTTGAAGCTGTTGTTGCTGAGGCTGATGCTGCATCATCACCTGCTCTGCACGCTGGCATAGGTACTTTTTGCGGACATACGGGTTGCACCACGAGCGAGCAACGCGCTGCTCAATGAGTCGCAGCGACAATGACGTCAGTGGCTGatgagcgcgcgcgcagatgGAAGCCAGTGACAGAGATGGCGTGCTTGGCGACGAGGTGGTCAGCGGCCGTGACGCGGCATCACTTCTGACTCTGAAACTCCACTTGCCTCCTCGGTGAGAATTACGCAATGTGGACGAAGGCCGCGCCGTGATGGCTTTCGTCACctccgaggaggaggcttCCTCTGTCGTAGCGGCGATGAGGCGAGCCTCGGCGCATGGGGGAGGCGCCGTGGTGTACGGAAATGAAATACTAAGACTGCTATCGGGCACCATCGTTCCAGCTGCATCCACATTAGGTCCCGCGTGCATCAGCGTCGGCTCCAACACTTTCACATTAGGGGCGGAGAAGTACACTAGCGCCGCTCCACTGCCGATCCCCTCCAGTGAGCTCGACACCCGAGAGGCGCCATCACCGTAGACGGAGTCTCTGCGGTGAAGTAAGTGCGCCTCCCAGAGGTAGCAGCGCCGGCAAACCTCGCGAAGACGATGCAGCACCGacaccttcgcctcctccactgcctTCACCTTCTGATCATGCGCAGTTAGCGACTCTCTCAAGAGGAGCGCCTGCTCGCGCAGGCTGTTCACCTCGTACGCGCCGCCATCAAGTAAAGCCGCTTCGCCCAACTGGAAGTGACGgagatgccgctgcgccgtgtcAAGGCAGCGTTCAGCCTGCGCAAACCACTTCTGCAGTGATTCCAGGTGGGGGAGCAGCACCACTGGATCCGCGCGTGAGCGGAAGGTTGTCGCGACACACACTTCGTCCGCGATATGTGCGATGCAGGCAATGCTGTCGCTGAGGTACTCCAGTGTGACAGCAAACGCGTTCGTGCTGAACATTTGCAAAGGTGCAGGGGGGCGGTACGCCGCGTCCTGCTCAAGCCACGTCGACCCTGGCAGTTCTGTCGCTGTTGTGCCCCTCCTGACGCTTCTGCCAACCGTCGAGTACTGGGCCACAAAAGGTGCATGGTGAGTGTCGAGCATCTCCTTCAAGGTCGACCGCAGCTCTTGAATCATTTCCACCTTCCTTTTCGCCTCCGTTACAGAGGCAGGGTGCCGGTTGGCATTGTCATCCGTCGCTAGGCCGCCAAAGTCCACAGCCGTGAGCGCTTTAGAGGGCTCATCTGCCTCCTCGACGGAGGTTGAGTAGCTCCTTTGGGTCAAGCGCCGCTCCACGTCGGCGGTAGCCTCCTCGCTGAGCTCCAGGATCGCCTGCTGTATCCCGCGCATCTTGATCAGGgtgtcgctcttctcctgcgcctgctgctttAGGTACTGCTTGATGTCCAAGGCCCCCTCTAACGCTAGCCCGATATCGACATCTGGAAACGGTGTAGGGTCGTTCTTGTCGGGTGatgccgcggcagcatcgaCTGGCGACGCTGGATTGAAGGAAAGGCCAGGTGTAGATGGCGTATCGCCAGCAGTTTCCACCCTTGCCTTCGACGCTGCCTTCTCGCCCGCCGCTTTTGCGTCCTCAAAGCCCGCTACGCTTCTCGGATTCGTCTGGGCCTGCTGAAAcggttgcggctgctgctccaaAAGCTTCTGCCGGCCACGGTACGcctgcgacagcagccgctgctcctcctccatctgtACAACATCCTGCACCTGacggcgcatgcgcgcggagagggcggcCGCCTTCTGCACGATCTTTCGCCTGCTCGTATATCCggcaagcagcgcagcacccgTGTACGCTGGAGGCGCCGGGGAGGCGGTCGAGGGCGACGACATCAATAAACTGTCAGGCGCTTCCGTGGGGCCGGCAAAGCTGACCGCGGTACCGCCGGCCGCGATTGCATATGGAGGGATCGTCGTCTTAGTCGCAGTGCTACCATGTGCCTTCGCTGGCTGCAGTGGCCAtctctgtgcatgtgcagATACTGCAGAGCCAGGACCTACAGAAAATGGGCGCAGCGTTTGAAGCGAGCCATCGCCGTGCCGGGGCTGCGTCGAACGCTGAACAGATGCGTGCTCAGCGGCAAACGGAGCCTTTTGCATGCCTCCTCGCCAAGTTCAGCGGCAGCCAAAGAAGTAATAAAAGAACTCCTCACGAACTGCTTCCTGCCAACAACTGTAGAAACGCGTATGCCTTCGTATGCATACATTCGTGCCTGATAGCGCGTGACAGCACAACGATCACAGGCACACCGAGAAGCAACGATTGAGTGCGGAGTGGTTGCCGAGCAGAGACCAGCTAGagaaacaaaagaaaagcagaGACACTCTGAAAGGCAACAGCAAGCACCAAGTCGTGCAGCGACTCGTGCAccacgcacatacat
This window encodes:
- a CDS encoding ras-related protein rab-2a, putative, which gives rise to MSQSNYVFKYIIIGDSGVGKSCLLLQFTDKRFEPLHDLTIGVEFGARLISIQGKSVKLQIWDTAGQESFRSITRSYYRGASGALLVYDVTRRDTFTHLQSWLEDAKANANTALVIMLIGNKCDLESKRQVSREEGEAFARCNGLMFMETSAKTSQNVDDAFLQTAALIYDNVQLGMIDASVVSGRPGTQVNNAHLQNALANNNNRNSGCAC
- a CDS encoding cop-coated vesicle membrane protein p24 precursor, putative translates to MFLHYMVTMGGSMDIDCTILAPDKTVIWNAERDTENRVLFKSRIPGSYAFCFSNRMSTLTSKVVSFSVMVGNGNAADVMRPKGAESDSLHRSIMRLQQGLREIEELQQALRTREQDHRATTEVANTRVVVFCILESVFIIGMGVGSVLYLRQMFVTKRMV
- a CDS encoding calpain-like cysteine peptidase, putative; amino-acid sequence: MPRRALLGNWFEEEAYERDRRRLMQGRSGGIVEASAEVAHMMAKIRHHNAPHPIAPIAEDGYLHFYVPLMLQNAHTCGFLSVDLDDRKATPTGWQVECSTAPAEEATSRCTVVLTPAAMPQVDSFPIPEDEADVVHYGQPFYLMTVRELCDDPLFLMSEFITPGCASRVTQKLQHTYFSPDGGSAAAMWCVEDANPAYQEDMRDHPVKADDVIRIRHNMTAAPLASLREVFYNDFGAQFEVGCGRLTALATKRRGGPPAPENLWMFIHNGQGLQQESDEGAVRGEEDTQEASAAP